A part of Solibacillus sp. FSL H8-0538 genomic DNA contains:
- a CDS encoding YigZ family protein, with translation MRNDYFTVKSYGESEIILSKSRFITYVNRAETEQEALAFIEKIKKMHANATHNCSCYMIGEHDNIQKANDDGEPSGTAGVPMLEVLKKQGLKDTVVVVTRYFGGIKLGGGGLIRAYGKATSEGITAAQVVERKLHYVMKIAIDYTWLGKVENEIRDSDYILRDINYAEGVQLYVLVVKAEQHAFTDWMTELTSGQAVISFEGEQFLEFIRL, from the coding sequence ATGCGAAATGACTATTTTACTGTGAAGAGCTACGGAGAATCTGAAATAATCCTCTCTAAATCTCGGTTTATTACGTATGTAAATCGAGCTGAAACTGAACAAGAAGCACTAGCTTTTATCGAAAAAATCAAAAAAATGCATGCTAATGCTACTCATAATTGCTCCTGCTACATGATTGGAGAGCACGATAATATCCAAAAGGCGAATGATGACGGGGAACCTAGTGGAACGGCGGGCGTCCCTATGCTAGAAGTTTTAAAAAAACAAGGATTAAAGGATACCGTTGTTGTCGTTACCCGTTATTTTGGTGGAATTAAGCTTGGCGGTGGCGGCTTAATCCGCGCTTACGGCAAGGCGACGTCAGAAGGAATTACAGCGGCTCAGGTTGTTGAGCGAAAGTTACATTATGTGATGAAAATTGCCATTGATTATACTTGGCTCGGTAAAGTAGAAAATGAAATCCGCGATTCCGACTATATATTGCGCGATATTAATTATGCGGAAGGTGTCCAACTTTATGTATTGGTTGTGAAGGCCGAACAGCACGCTTTTACTGATTGGATGACCGAGCTTACGAGCGGACAAGCAGTAATTTCTTTTGAGGGCGAGCAATTCCTTGAATTTATTCGCTTATAA
- a CDS encoding sensor histidine kinase: protein MFPNDKIDIASLDVIFNRMLETITNSKDDIFIISEQSRRSFEDMQNELEIVRQEISMIIDEGDNFEKLTQLAKQRLVQVSKAFNKYTEEQVRAAYENANSLQLKLSLSREREKQLRDKRDDLERRMKKLYDTIERADHIVNQVNVVINYLTTDLIHVSQALEQAKIKQEFGIRIIAAQEEERKRLSREIHDGPAQMMANVLMRSNLIDRTFRERGVEAAVQEISDLKGSVRNALSEVRRIIYDLRPMALDDLGIVPTLKKYLSTVMEYNSGVDIQFQSYSNEKRISSDYEVSIFRLVQECVTNALKHGKPTEISVKIEWLRSDINIVVKDNGAGFDKNNTKEQSFGIIGMTERVELLNGTIDITTSVGKGTIVMFKIPYQEEADLV, encoded by the coding sequence ATGTTTCCAAACGATAAAATTGATATTGCTTCGCTGGATGTAATTTTTAATCGAATGTTAGAAACAATTACAAATTCAAAAGATGATATATTCATTATAAGCGAACAAAGCCGAAGAAGCTTTGAAGATATGCAAAATGAGTTAGAAATTGTTCGACAAGAAATTTCAATGATTATTGACGAGGGAGATAATTTTGAAAAATTAACGCAACTCGCAAAGCAAAGACTTGTTCAAGTGAGTAAAGCTTTTAATAAATATACTGAAGAGCAAGTTCGAGCAGCCTATGAAAATGCAAATAGTTTACAATTGAAACTTTCACTATCTCGAGAACGTGAAAAACAATTGCGAGATAAGCGTGATGATTTAGAGCGTCGAATGAAAAAGCTTTATGATACGATTGAACGCGCTGATCACATTGTGAATCAAGTCAATGTTGTGATAAATTATTTAACTACCGATTTAATACATGTTAGCCAAGCACTAGAACAAGCAAAAATTAAGCAAGAATTTGGCATTCGTATTATTGCCGCTCAGGAAGAGGAGCGAAAACGCCTCTCAAGAGAAATTCATGATGGCCCAGCGCAAATGATGGCGAATGTATTAATGCGATCCAATTTAATAGACCGCACATTCCGCGAAAGGGGTGTAGAGGCGGCTGTTCAAGAAATTAGTGATTTAAAAGGATCGGTACGTAATGCCTTATCCGAAGTACGTCGAATTATTTATGATTTACGTCCTATGGCATTAGATGATTTAGGCATTGTCCCGACGTTGAAAAAATATTTATCAACTGTAATGGAGTATAACTCAGGTGTTGATATCCAATTCCAGTCTTATAGCAATGAAAAAAGAATTTCATCAGATTACGAAGTATCGATTTTCCGCCTTGTTCAAGAATGTGTAACAAATGCATTGAAACATGGCAAACCGACAGAAATTTCTGTCAAAATAGAGTGGCTAAGAAGCGATATAAATATTGTTGTAAAAGATAATGGTGCAGGTTTTGACAAAAATAATACCAAAGAGCAATCATTTGGTATTATCGGCATGACTGAGCGCGTGGAACTTTTAAATGGCACTATTGATATTACAACTTCAGTGGGAAAAGGAACAATCGTTATGTTCAAAATCCCATATCAAGAAGAAGCTGACTTAGTTTAA
- a CDS encoding response regulator transcription factor — MTKIIIVDDHQLFREGVKRILDFEDSFEVVAEGDDGVNIVSLYAKNLPDVVLMDINMPTKNGVEATADLIAEYPEAKVMMLSIHDDESYVTHALKSGALGYMLKEMDADEIVDAIKVVSNGGSYLHPKVTKNLVAEFRRLSEHENKGNFHQTEIRRPFHLLTKRECEVLQLLTDGQSNRTIGETLYISEKTVKNHVSSILQKMNVNDRTQAVVTAIKNGWVEVR; from the coding sequence ATGACAAAAATTATTATTGTAGATGACCACCAACTATTCCGTGAAGGTGTGAAACGAATTTTAGATTTCGAAGATTCATTCGAAGTTGTTGCAGAAGGTGATGACGGTGTTAATATCGTAAGTCTTTATGCAAAAAATTTACCGGATGTTGTATTAATGGACATTAACATGCCAACTAAAAATGGTGTAGAAGCTACGGCAGATTTAATTGCTGAATATCCAGAAGCAAAAGTCATGATGTTATCGATTCACGATGACGAATCTTATGTAACGCATGCATTAAAATCAGGTGCACTTGGTTATATGTTAAAGGAAATGGATGCAGATGAAATCGTTGACGCGATTAAAGTAGTGTCAAATGGCGGATCATACTTACACCCGAAAGTAACGAAAAACTTAGTAGCGGAATTCCGACGCCTGTCAGAGCATGAAAACAAAGGGAATTTCCATCAAACAGAAATTCGCCGTCCATTCCACTTACTAACGAAACGTGAGTGTGAAGTGCTTCAATTATTAACAGATGGCCAAAGTAACCGTACAATCGGTGAGACACTTTATATTTCTGAGAAAACGGTAAAAAACCATGTATCTAGCATACTTCAAAAAATGAATGTGAATGACCGTACACAAGCAGTCGTTACGGCAATTAAAAACGGTTGGGTAGAAGTACGCTAA
- a CDS encoding nuclear transport factor 2 family protein, with the protein MKKWLIAVMAVFTLVACNDTEELNTDETADVIEQGTVGFEVSGGTVEEATGVPNDVKKDILAAFEEYMAAFKEKDIDRYAATLSPNASGFDYDDDIAEAATIFEQYEIQRTAEDVTIIKYSEQEVQVFAHVAIEMTQLETGAELSDKGRQVTVFVKEDESWKISSIYYIGNE; encoded by the coding sequence ATGAAGAAATGGTTAATCGCAGTAATGGCGGTATTTACGCTGGTTGCTTGTAATGATACAGAAGAATTAAACACGGATGAAACAGCGGACGTTATTGAACAAGGCACAGTGGGCTTCGAGGTATCGGGTGGTACTGTTGAGGAAGCGACAGGTGTTCCAAATGATGTAAAGAAAGACATCTTGGCAGCTTTTGAAGAATATATGGCAGCCTTTAAAGAAAAAGACATTGACCGGTATGCAGCAACACTTTCACCAAATGCGAGTGGCTTTGATTATGATGATGATATAGCTGAAGCTGCAACTATTTTTGAACAATATGAAATTCAGCGTACAGCAGAAGATGTGACGATTATTAAATATAGCGAACAAGAGGTGCAAGTGTTTGCCCATGTTGCAATTGAAATGACCCAACTCGAAACAGGGGCAGAACTTTCGGATAAGGGTCGTCAAGTAACGGTGTTTGTTAAGGAAGACGAATCTTGGAAGATTTCGAGCATTTATTATATTGGAAATGAATAA
- a CDS encoding DegV family protein, which yields MKTAIVTDSTAYLTPEERTRYNIRMVPLSVNLAGGTYDEEVDITASEFYEKVRGSKEFPKTTQPPIGKFIELFEDLATEYEDIVTIHLSSGISGTYQGAIQAGNMVENIDVFAFDSEVACYVQGMFVIEAAKMASLGASGKEIMARLEELKETMDAYFIVDDLAHLQRGGRLSAAAALIGGLLQVKPVLHFQNKVIVPFEKIRTRKKALRKAEDQLVAAMEKHGALQATVIHGNCETEAREWMAYLAQTYPTVDFTLSYFGPVIGTHLGEGSVALGWMKK from the coding sequence ATGAAGACTGCGATCGTAACCGATAGTACAGCATATTTAACGCCAGAAGAACGTACACGCTATAATATTCGCATGGTGCCTTTAAGCGTCAATTTAGCAGGTGGTACGTACGATGAAGAGGTTGACATTACAGCTTCTGAATTTTATGAGAAAGTACGAGGGTCGAAGGAATTTCCGAAAACGACTCAACCACCAATTGGTAAGTTTATAGAGCTATTTGAAGATTTAGCAACAGAGTATGAAGACATTGTTACTATTCACTTATCAAGTGGTATTAGTGGCACATACCAAGGTGCAATTCAAGCTGGAAATATGGTTGAAAATATAGATGTTTTTGCATTTGATAGTGAAGTAGCTTGCTATGTGCAAGGAATGTTCGTAATCGAAGCAGCAAAAATGGCGAGTCTAGGCGCTTCAGGTAAGGAAATTATGGCTCGGCTAGAAGAATTAAAAGAAACAATGGATGCTTACTTCATTGTAGATGACTTAGCTCACCTGCAACGCGGCGGAAGACTGTCAGCAGCAGCAGCGTTAATCGGGGGATTACTGCAAGTGAAGCCAGTTCTTCACTTTCAAAACAAAGTAATCGTGCCGTTCGAAAAAATTCGGACGCGAAAAAAAGCGCTGCGTAAAGCAGAGGACCAGTTAGTAGCGGCAATGGAGAAACACGGCGCGCTTCAAGCAACGGTTATTCATGGGAACTGTGAAACCGAAGCAAGAGAGTGGATGGCGTATTTAGCACAAACGTATCCAACCGTGGACTTTACATTGAGTTATTTCGGTCCAGTAATCGGCACCCATTTAGGTGAAGGCTCAGTTGCACTTGGTTGGATGAAAAAATAA
- a CDS encoding DEAD/DEAH box helicase, translated as MRRENSFRAYKGMIIDPTIQSFFTGRIWPRTETPFPSNKIEAYVKRGYFTVIPAIEQLNSKWQQRYKCNRCHNDNPKSFITFHCARCQKSCRYCRHCINMGRMSSCTELIVWNGPAPKAQRSHALYWKGQFTQAQQQASLELTQSIELRRDHLIHAVCGAGKTEILFQAVHKALNEGLRVCVATPRTDVVLELFPRFQQVFPQTTIHALYGAAPKQAGFAQLVLATTHQLYRFEQAFDVMIVDEADAFPYTMDASLQKAVMKAKKTSAPITYVTATPSPQLLSRCRKEHWGYSFIPRRYHGYPLPVPRFQSLWNYDKTLEKGRIPPKLGHWLQEKIDNKQPFLIFFPTIELMEKAVPLFQQIDPSIICVHAEDPDRKEKVVQLRNEQIKGLLTTTILERGITIKNVQVAVIGAESPIFTASALIQISGRVGRNIHYPAGDVVFFHHGITTEMDVVKAEITRLNNADMRGDDHEASRY; from the coding sequence ATGAGAAGGGAAAATAGTTTTCGAGCTTATAAAGGGATGATTATCGATCCAACCATTCAATCTTTTTTTACCGGGCGCATTTGGCCGCGTACTGAAACACCATTTCCATCAAATAAAATTGAAGCCTATGTGAAGCGCGGTTATTTTACCGTTATCCCAGCGATTGAGCAACTAAATAGTAAGTGGCAGCAGCGCTATAAATGCAATCGTTGCCATAATGACAATCCGAAAAGCTTCATTACATTTCATTGTGCGCGTTGTCAGAAGTCGTGTCGGTACTGTCGCCACTGTATTAATATGGGCCGGATGAGCAGCTGTACGGAATTAATTGTTTGGAACGGGCCAGCACCTAAAGCGCAACGGTCACATGCACTCTATTGGAAAGGTCAATTTACACAAGCGCAGCAACAGGCCTCGTTGGAGTTGACGCAAAGTATCGAGTTGCGGCGTGATCATCTTATTCATGCTGTATGTGGGGCAGGAAAAACTGAGATACTCTTCCAAGCGGTACACAAAGCATTAAATGAAGGCTTGCGCGTTTGTGTAGCAACACCGCGGACCGATGTCGTATTAGAATTATTCCCGCGTTTTCAGCAAGTATTTCCACAGACAACCATTCACGCATTATACGGCGCGGCACCAAAGCAAGCTGGATTTGCCCAACTTGTGTTAGCAACAACCCATCAGCTATACCGTTTTGAGCAGGCATTTGATGTCATGATTGTCGATGAGGCAGATGCCTTTCCGTACACAATGGATGCATCCCTTCAAAAGGCTGTTATGAAGGCCAAAAAAACGTCAGCGCCCATCACCTATGTCACCGCAACACCATCACCACAGCTATTATCGCGCTGTAGAAAAGAGCACTGGGGCTATTCATTTATCCCGAGACGCTATCATGGCTATCCATTACCGGTCCCACGATTCCAGTCTTTATGGAATTACGATAAAACATTGGAAAAGGGAAGAATCCCGCCGAAGTTAGGTCACTGGCTACAGGAAAAAATCGACAATAAACAACCATTTCTCATATTTTTCCCGACAATTGAACTAATGGAAAAAGCTGTCCCATTATTTCAACAAATCGACCCATCTATTATTTGCGTACATGCGGAAGATCCTGACCGTAAAGAAAAAGTAGTGCAGCTGCGCAATGAACAAATAAAAGGACTGCTCACAACGACCATTTTAGAGCGCGGCATTACGATTAAAAATGTACAAGTAGCGGTCATTGGTGCAGAAAGTCCAATCTTTACGGCAAGCGCACTTATTCAAATTAGCGGTCGCGTCGGTAGGAATATCCACTATCCGGCAGGTGACGTTGTATTCTTCCATCACGGTATCACAACGGAAATGGACGTGGTGAAGGCTGAAATTACCCGGTTAAACAATGCGGATATGAGGGGGGACGATCATGAAGCAAGCCGTTACTAA
- a CDS encoding ComF family protein, whose protein sequence is MKQAVTNCLLCGRELQGVISWTAIFSKQLPQTICTRCEGRFTKIVDQKEVGVVSLYEYNDAMKDYLHRYKFMHDIVLAKVFNRELNKQLVHQAATIIPVPMHEDNLNNRTFAHLDELLHAAKLPFEQLLYKTTTETQVGKTREQRICSEQLFQVIDNRKIINNNFIIVDDIYTTGTTMAHAKRALLEAGAQAVEGFTLIRG, encoded by the coding sequence ATGAAGCAAGCCGTTACTAACTGTTTACTATGTGGGCGGGAATTACAGGGCGTGATTTCATGGACTGCGATTTTTAGTAAGCAACTACCACAAACGATTTGCACTCGTTGTGAAGGACGTTTCACTAAAATTGTCGATCAAAAGGAAGTTGGGGTTGTTTCTTTATATGAATATAACGACGCAATGAAAGATTATTTGCATCGCTATAAGTTTATGCATGATATTGTACTTGCGAAAGTGTTTAATCGTGAGTTGAATAAACAGCTAGTACATCAAGCTGCGACGATTATTCCAGTTCCGATGCATGAGGACAACTTGAATAATCGGACATTTGCTCATTTAGATGAATTACTACATGCCGCAAAACTACCATTTGAACAATTATTATATAAAACAACAACCGAAACACAAGTAGGTAAAACACGTGAACAACGAATCTGCAGTGAACAATTGTTTCAGGTAATAGACAATCGTAAAATAATAAATAATAACTTTATAATCGTAGACGATATATATACGACAGGTACAACAATGGCGCATGCGAAAAGGGCATTATTAGAAGCGGGTGCACAAGCTGTCGAAGGATTTACGCTTATTCGCGGATAG
- a CDS encoding TIGR03826 family flagellar region protein, with protein MAELRNCPMCDEFFNYTGLREVCHKCANKEEEMYQVVYRFLRKRENRAANVDRIEEATGVSRDLLYKWVRKGRLHPATFPNLGYPCDNCGKLTHKGKLCKDCQDDLKSDLRTFNAAKEFRDDIIRRDRGTYHSDRDKN; from the coding sequence ATGGCTGAATTAAGAAACTGCCCGATGTGTGATGAATTTTTCAACTATACAGGGTTACGCGAAGTTTGTCATAAATGTGCGAATAAAGAAGAAGAAATGTATCAAGTCGTGTATCGCTTTTTACGAAAACGTGAAAATCGTGCAGCAAATGTCGATCGAATTGAAGAAGCAACAGGAGTATCCCGCGATTTATTGTATAAATGGGTTCGTAAAGGTCGATTGCATCCAGCAACATTCCCAAATTTAGGCTATCCTTGTGATAATTGTGGTAAATTAACGCATAAAGGAAAGCTATGTAAGGATTGTCAAGATGATTTGAAATCCGATTTACGCACGTTTAACGCGGCGAAGGAATTCCGTGATGATATTATACGCCGGGACCGTGGAACATACCATTCAGATCGCGACAAAAACTAA
- the flgM gene encoding flagellar biosynthesis anti-sigma factor FlgM yields MKINSFGVQAISAYNNQQRTVKETKSGASFADKIEISSKAKEMQVTSNLTTERAERVQKLKADIQSGDYQVNARQVAQDMLKYYRG; encoded by the coding sequence ATGAAAATTAATTCTTTCGGTGTGCAAGCAATTAGTGCTTACAATAATCAACAACGTACAGTTAAAGAAACAAAGTCAGGTGCATCATTTGCCGATAAAATTGAAATTTCTTCAAAGGCTAAAGAAATGCAAGTGACGTCAAACCTTACGACAGAACGAGCAGAACGTGTACAAAAGTTAAAAGCAGATATCCAATCTGGTGACTACCAAGTAAACGCACGCCAAGTAGCACAAGATATGCTGAAATATTACCGAGGTTAA
- a CDS encoding flagellar protein FlgN: protein MSIEKIVSTLEKLEKMHKSLLDLAYKKTEHVKQGDMEELDKMLKNEQAHVAAIETLEQQRQLMVTEYLRAKGFALTDQPTVADVIEAASAGEETQKLTVVRNRLMQVIEELRKQNDLNQKLVFQSLQFVNITLDAMRPQRTEQFNYSGQEVSGTNTIAKKTYFDSQA from the coding sequence ATGTCCATCGAAAAAATCGTATCAACACTCGAAAAACTTGAAAAAATGCATAAAAGTTTACTCGATTTAGCGTATAAAAAAACAGAGCATGTTAAACAAGGTGACATGGAAGAACTAGACAAAATGCTAAAAAATGAGCAGGCTCATGTAGCCGCTATTGAAACGCTCGAGCAACAGCGTCAGTTGATGGTAACGGAATATCTTCGAGCAAAAGGATTTGCTCTCACTGACCAACCGACTGTAGCCGACGTCATCGAAGCTGCTTCAGCAGGTGAAGAAACACAAAAGCTAACAGTAGTTCGTAATCGCTTAATGCAGGTCATTGAGGAATTGCGGAAACAAAATGATCTCAATCAAAAGCTCGTGTTCCAGTCATTACAATTTGTAAATATTACACTCGATGCTATGCGCCCACAACGGACGGAGCAATTTAACTACTCCGGTCAAGAAGTAAGCGGTACGAATACAATTGCGAAAAAAACATATTTTGATTCTCAAGCATAA
- the flgK gene encoding flagellar hook-associated protein FlgK, translating to MRSTFMGLEASKRGLFTQQSALYTTGHNISNANTLGYSRQRVNFETTQGYPGTGLNAPKTPGHIGTGVQASSVQRIRDEFIDRQYRQETNKLGYWEAKSQSISQMEDIMSEPSEFGINQAFNDFWKSLQDISTNPSDVAARKVALAKAQSLAQSFNYNDTQLKTIQGNIGNEIDVSTDQINSILKQIAEINKQIQAVEPNGYMPNDLYDARDMLVDQLNEYMPVSVSFEKSGGNALDIAEGSMTVKFKPFGGTDADAITLVQGKDYATLKTLDTTGTKVDGNIDNPNTSQVYNAFGKISVTGMGNIPNGEMEYGDFEASKGKLLSLINSYGYTQTDVNGNTVTKGHYPEMIANLDKLVNAFVQSFNAVHNAGYSSNSDSTLTSGDGGDFFDATGLTAGTIKVAITDPSKIAASSGTGEEGNGKWAIELANLQFLGIKDGAGVSIGNITATLPNGLNLEGATFQSFYEGLIGQLGVDGKEAVRLEYNSATILLTVENNRSSMSSVSLDEEMTNMITFQQAYNANARMITVVDEILDKIINGMGRAGL from the coding sequence ATGCGCTCAACATTTATGGGGTTAGAAGCAAGTAAACGCGGCCTGTTCACACAACAAAGTGCGCTTTACACAACAGGACATAATATTTCAAATGCCAATACTCTCGGGTACTCTCGCCAACGAGTAAATTTTGAAACAACACAAGGCTATCCAGGTACAGGCTTAAATGCCCCGAAAACACCTGGTCATATCGGGACAGGGGTACAAGCATCATCTGTACAACGTATCCGGGATGAGTTTATTGACCGTCAGTATCGTCAGGAAACGAATAAGCTTGGGTACTGGGAAGCGAAAAGTCAGTCGATTTCTCAAATGGAAGATATTATGTCAGAGCCTTCTGAGTTTGGGATTAATCAGGCATTCAATGATTTTTGGAAGTCACTACAGGATATTAGTACAAATCCAAGTGACGTTGCAGCTCGTAAGGTGGCACTTGCTAAAGCACAGTCACTGGCACAGTCATTTAATTACAATGATACCCAGCTTAAAACAATTCAAGGGAATATCGGAAATGAGATTGATGTTTCAACAGATCAAATTAACTCAATTCTTAAACAAATCGCTGAAATTAACAAACAAATCCAAGCGGTGGAGCCGAATGGTTATATGCCAAATGATTTATATGATGCACGCGATATGTTAGTCGATCAGTTAAACGAATACATGCCGGTATCCGTGTCATTTGAAAAATCAGGTGGGAACGCACTCGACATTGCTGAAGGGAGCATGACGGTTAAATTTAAGCCCTTTGGCGGTACCGATGCGGATGCAATCACATTAGTACAAGGAAAAGATTATGCAACACTTAAGACTTTAGATACTACTGGGACTAAAGTTGATGGTAATATTGATAACCCAAATACTTCACAAGTTTATAATGCCTTTGGGAAAATTAGTGTTACTGGAATGGGCAATATTCCTAATGGAGAAATGGAATATGGTGATTTCGAGGCTTCTAAAGGGAAGTTACTATCACTAATTAATTCATATGGTTATACGCAGACAGATGTTAATGGAAATACAGTAACCAAGGGTCATTACCCAGAAATGATTGCCAACTTAGATAAACTGGTCAACGCTTTTGTACAATCATTTAATGCTGTACATAATGCTGGGTATTCATCAAATTCGGACTCTACTCTAACATCAGGAGATGGTGGTGATTTCTTTGATGCTACTGGATTGACTGCTGGAACGATTAAAGTAGCTATTACAGATCCTAGTAAAATTGCTGCGTCTTCAGGTACTGGTGAGGAAGGAAACGGTAAATGGGCAATCGAGCTAGCAAACCTTCAATTTTTAGGGATTAAGGATGGAGCTGGAGTGTCAATAGGTAACATTACTGCAACACTTCCTAATGGTCTAAACTTAGAAGGCGCAACGTTCCAATCATTCTATGAGGGTCTGATTGGTCAGCTTGGTGTAGACGGAAAAGAAGCCGTTCGCCTAGAGTATAATTCTGCAACAATTCTTTTAACCGTAGAAAATAATCGTTCATCAATGAGCTCAGTATCACTCGATGAAGAAATGACAAATATGATTACATTCCAGCAAGCATACAATGCCAACGCACGTATGATTACGGTAGTCGACGAAATACTAGACAAAATCATCAATGGCATGGGCCGTGCAGGACTATAA
- the flgL gene encoding flagellar hook-associated protein FlgL, with product MRVTQSMLSNNMLRNLNSSFSKMSKLQDQINSGSKISRPSDDPVVAIKGMGYRTDLGKIEQFTRNLNEANSWLDSTDEALDQVGSALKRVQELVTQAGNDTNTAEDRQSIQVEISQIQQQIRDVANTQISGKYIFSGSHTSSPLFKDTASTDVGADAMISITDKLGYNNDIRIEVADGIQLAVNSPAYDLFKGVDEMMAGVNKALKDGLSGDDIRGKLTDIQNSLNNVLEVRADVGAKQNRTELLSNRFAIQEVNVTKQMSLNEDVDYAEAITEMTTQESIHQAALSVGAKIIRQTLVDFL from the coding sequence ATGCGCGTTACACAATCAATGCTTTCTAATAATATGCTACGTAACCTGAATAGCAGTTTCAGTAAGATGAGCAAGCTACAAGACCAGATTAATTCAGGTTCAAAGATTTCACGACCATCCGACGATCCCGTTGTGGCCATTAAAGGCATGGGATACAGAACTGATTTAGGAAAAATTGAACAATTTACGCGTAACTTAAACGAAGCGAACAGTTGGCTAGATTCGACGGATGAAGCGCTAGACCAAGTTGGTTCAGCACTTAAACGTGTGCAAGAACTAGTGACTCAAGCGGGAAACGATACAAACACTGCGGAAGACCGTCAAAGTATCCAAGTTGAAATAAGCCAAATTCAACAGCAAATTCGTGATGTAGCGAATACTCAAATCTCAGGAAAATATATTTTCTCTGGGTCACATACGTCATCGCCTTTATTTAAAGATACTGCTTCGACTGACGTAGGTGCGGATGCAATGATTAGTATAACAGACAAGTTAGGCTACAATAATGATATCCGTATTGAAGTAGCAGATGGCATTCAACTAGCTGTCAATTCACCTGCCTATGATTTATTTAAGGGAGTCGATGAAATGATGGCGGGGGTAAATAAAGCGCTAAAGGATGGATTGTCTGGCGATGATATTCGAGGAAAACTAACGGATATTCAAAATTCATTAAATAATGTACTTGAGGTACGTGCGGATGTTGGAGCAAAACAAAACCGTACAGAATTGCTTTCCAATCGCTTTGCTATTCAAGAAGTAAATGTCACAAAACAAATGTCATTAAATGAAGATGTTGATTATGCAGAAGCCATCACAGAAATGACAACACAAGAATCAATTCACCAAGCAGCACTTTCTGTTGGTGCAAAAATTATTAGACAAACATTAGTGGACTTTTTATAA
- the flgL gene encoding flagellar hook-associated protein FlgL, whose product MRVTQSMLSSNMLRNLNSSYGKMSKLQDQINSGKKITRPSDDPVITIKGMGYRTDLGKVEQFIRNTNEANAWMDTTDDALAQVGDRLKRVQELVVQAANGTNTAEDRDKIKSEMEQIQLHMRDVANTKISDKYIFSGTNTQKPLYKSGDSMINPEITAPTGEVRMEVFDGIQLTVNSPGKTLFSQINSVLDDVLGALTSNDGSKLSSLLGDGSSISKSLSSAHNSALELQADIGAKQNRLEIMENRLSMHEINVTKQMSNNEDVDYAEAITQMTTHESIHQAALSVGAKIIQQTLVDFMR is encoded by the coding sequence ATGCGCGTTACACAATCGATGTTATCAAGTAATATGCTACGTAATTTAAATTCAAGTTACGGCAAAATGTCAAAGCTTCAAGATCAAATTAACTCTGGCAAAAAAATTACCCGTCCCTCTGATGATCCCGTCATAACGATTAAAGGAATGGGCTACCGAACAGATTTAGGTAAGGTTGAGCAGTTTATCCGTAACACGAATGAAGCAAATGCGTGGATGGATACAACAGATGATGCGCTAGCACAAGTGGGAGATCGACTTAAACGTGTACAAGAACTCGTTGTGCAAGCTGCCAATGGTACGAATACAGCAGAAGACCGCGATAAAATTAAAAGTGAAATGGAACAAATTCAACTGCATATGCGCGATGTGGCAAATACAAAAATTTCCGACAAATATATTTTTTCTGGTACGAATACACAGAAACCCCTATATAAAAGTGGTGACTCGATGATAAATCCAGAGATTACTGCGCCTACAGGGGAAGTCCGTATGGAAGTATTTGATGGCATCCAATTGACGGTTAACTCTCCAGGAAAGACCTTGTTTAGTCAAATTAATAGCGTACTTGACGATGTTTTAGGCGCATTAACGAGCAATGACGGATCAAAACTTAGTTCATTACTAGGCGATGGGAGTTCTATTTCGAAGAGTCTCTCCAGTGCACATAATTCGGCGCTAGAGCTACAGGCAGATATTGGCGCAAAGCAAAATCGTCTAGAAATCATGGAAAACAGACTGAGCATGCATGAAATCAATGTTACAAAACAAATGTCCAATAATGAGGATGTTGATTATGCAGAGGCAATTACACAAATGACGACGCACGAGTCCATTCATCAAGCAGCGCTATCTGTCGGCGCGAAAATCATTCAACAAACTTTAGTAGATTTTATGAGATAA